In Streptomyces sp. NBC_00483, a single window of DNA contains:
- the mreD gene encoding rod shape-determining protein MreD encodes MRFNRMLLSTVLVVVALVLQVCVLARLQLPGAVPDLMLLTVLGLALVYGHVGGAFVGFGAGLLADLAPPADHAAGRYALVLCVIGYLAGLAKPESGQLRSAAGPMLVVVGAAIGTTLLYAGVGALVGDTAARDVGLGSLIFTAALYDLLLAPFVVPGVMALARRAENDPLGETSGSSAKAADVSSGWLSGGGTGLSIGGKSGGLRMRTVKARASRAGRIKGVKRL; translated from the coding sequence ATGCGCTTCAACCGAATGCTGCTGTCCACGGTCCTTGTCGTCGTGGCCCTCGTCCTCCAGGTCTGTGTCCTGGCCCGGCTGCAACTGCCCGGCGCCGTCCCCGACCTGATGCTCCTCACCGTCCTCGGCCTGGCCCTCGTGTACGGGCACGTGGGCGGCGCCTTCGTCGGCTTCGGCGCGGGACTGCTCGCCGACCTCGCCCCGCCCGCCGACCACGCCGCCGGCCGCTACGCCCTCGTGCTCTGCGTCATCGGCTATCTGGCGGGCCTCGCCAAGCCCGAGAGCGGCCAGCTGCGTTCGGCCGCAGGACCCATGCTCGTGGTCGTCGGCGCCGCCATCGGCACGACCCTGCTGTACGCGGGTGTGGGCGCGCTCGTCGGCGACACCGCCGCCCGCGACGTCGGCCTCGGCAGCCTCATCTTCACCGCGGCCCTCTACGACCTGCTGCTCGCCCCGTTCGTCGTACCCGGGGTGATGGCGCTCGCCAGACGGGCGGAGAACGATCCGCTGGGCGAGACCTCGGGCAGCTCCGCCAAGGCCGCCGACGTCTCCTCCGGCTGGCTCTCCGGCGGTGGCACGGGCCTGAGCATCGGCGGCAAGAGCGGCGGCCTGCGCATGCGGACGGTCAAGGCGCGCGCCTCCCGTGCGGGCCGCATCAAGGGGGTCAAGCGCCTGTGA